One Deferribacterota bacterium DNA segment encodes these proteins:
- a CDS encoding GNAT family N-acetyltransferase, translated as MSINIRLATVSDLDNIVELHLKLLAFEGEFEGDRKNIEWAYKNIINSENSFIVVIELDKKIIGMCSLQTLISTIEGGNICYIEDVYIEKDYRTFGYGIKLMEFVENFCKKLNYKRIQLLCKIDNNRAVKFYERLGFSKFKRFFFIKPIK; from the coding sequence ATGTCGATTAATATAAGATTAGCTACTGTTAGTGATTTAGATAATATAGTTGAGCTACATTTAAAACTATTAGCCTTTGAAGGGGAATTTGAAGGAGATAGAAAAAATATAGAATGGGCGTACAAAAATATTATAAATAGTGAAAACAGCTTTATAGTTGTAATAGAATTAGATAAGAAGATAATTGGCATGTGTAGCCTACAAACCCTAATATCAACAATTGAAGGCGGAAATATATGTTATATAGAAGATGTATATATAGAAAAAGATTATCGAACATTTGGTTATGGCATAAAACTTATGGAATTTGTTGAGAATTTTTGTAAAAAGCTAAATTACAAAAGGATACAATTACTGTGTAAAATAGATAATAATAGAGCTGTAAAATTTTATGAACGCTTAGGATTTAGCAAATTTAAACGCTTCTTCTTTATAAAACCCATTAAATAA